The proteins below are encoded in one region of Silene latifolia isolate original U9 population chromosome 2, ASM4854445v1, whole genome shotgun sequence:
- the LOC141641534 gene encoding protein FAR1-RELATED SEQUENCE 5-like — translation MDEEVNLHAGLAKTEWSSTLTAGELCREVEKRFTPYIGQEFGGVEDGVTFYKIYAIACGFDVRRYTTKKWRGGEIKSKLVVSNREGFAHKKPSKDQDDGLVEEKSQRIFRVTRVGCKARIRLYMKNGLLLIDRFHEGHNHELISLKDREFQKLSRNITNYHKMIIVSNSRLKIGATKTYRICKEQVNGYENIGASLNDFKNFYRDVKCFIHERDGQLFVDHFKEMTETRIGFYFDFDLDDDGSLRRAIWADGTTRDNYKIFGDAVSFDPTYSTNKYSMVFTPFTGVDHHKRSVTFCGALIAREDYESFNWVFSRFLQAMGVRNPST, via the exons ATGGATGAAG aaGTAAATCTTCATGCTGG ACTTGCTAAAACAGAATGGAGTTCAACTTTGACAGCGGGAGAGCTGTGTAGGGAGGTCGAGAAGAGGTTTACACCGTACATCGGCCAGGAGTTTGGGGGCGTTGAGGATGGGGTGACTTTTTATAAGATATACGccattgcttgtgggtttgatgtACGTAGGTACACAACAAAAAAATGGCGTGGCGGTGAGATCAAGTCAAAGCTCGTCGTCTCCAATCGAGAAGGTTTCGCTCACAAGAAGCCCAGTAAAGATCAGGATGACGGACTGGTTGAGGAGAAGTCACAGAGGATATTCAGGGTCACTAGAGTGGGGTGTAAAGCGAGGATACGACTATATATGAAGAATGGTCTTTTATTAATTGACCGGTTCCACGAGGGTCACAATCACGAGCTTATCTCACTTAAGGACAGAGAGTTCCAGAAATTGTCGCGTAACATAACAAATTATCACAAGATGATAATCGTTTCGAACTCAAGG ctgaagataggagcaacAAAAACATACAGAATCTGCAAAGAACAAGTGAATGGATACGAAAACATTGGAGCAagcttaaatgattttaagaacttctaTAGGGATGTTAAATGTTTCATTCACGAACGGGATGGTCAGTTGTTTGTTGACCATTTCAAGGAAATGACTGAAACAAGAATAGGTTTCTACTTTGACTTTGACCTTGACGATGATGGCAGCCTACGTAGGGCCATATGGGCGGACGGTACCACCCGAGATAATTACAAAATTTTTGGTGATGCGGTGTCATTCGACCCAACTTACTCCACCAATAAGTATTCTATGGTATTCACACCATTCACAGGTGTTGACCACCATAAACGATCTGTGACGTTCTGTGGGGCTCTAATTGCAAGGGAAGATTATGAGTCGTTTAATTGGGTTTTCAGCCGGTTTTTACAAGCAATGGGGGTAAGGAACCCGAGTACATAA